In a single window of the Papaver somniferum cultivar HN1 chromosome 8, ASM357369v1, whole genome shotgun sequence genome:
- the LOC113301928 gene encoding uncharacterized protein LOC113301928, which produces MSKLILGPERRTHPLVWCAAIICTIIAIAVIITGLVVFAGYMIIRPRVPYISVNYANLDQLNYSQTGQVNLQISLNIRAENENAKAHASFSDVSFILNFHGLKIAQLRADPFDVPKNESVNLAYVVPSMSIPLEQDAMEDMDASLKQNKISFNLKGDARTRWRVGILGSVKFWSHLSCQLNFFANNGSSINTDCSSKSK; this is translated from the coding sequence ATGTCAAAGCTAATTCTCGGACCAGAACGACGCACCCATCCTCTGGTCTGGTGTGCTGCCATAATCTGCACGATCATCGCTATCGCGGTGATAATCACGGGGCTCGTCGTGTTTGCAGGCTACATGATTATCAGACCGAGAGTCCCTTATATCAGTGTCAACTACGCTAATCTAGACCAGCTAAATTACAGTCAGACAGGACAAGTGAACCTCCAGATATCTCTTAACATCAGGGCAGAAAATGAAAACGCTAAGGCACACGCAAGCTTCTCTGATGTAAGTTTCATTCTCAATTTCCATGGATTGAAGATTGCCCAATTAAGGGCTGATCCATTCGACGTGCCTAAGAACGAGTCGGTCAATCTTGCTTACGTTGTTCCATCCATGTCAATTCCATTAGAACAGGATGCTATGGAAGACATGGATGCATCATTGAAACAGAACAAAATATCATTTAATCTTAAAGGCGACGCAAGAACAAGATGGAGGGTGGGTATCTTAGGGTCTGTGAAGTTTTGGAGTCACTTATCTTGTCAACTCAATTTCTTTGCTAACAATGGTAGCAGTATAAACACTGATTGCAGTTCGAAGTCTAAATAA